A window from Aliamphritea hakodatensis encodes these proteins:
- a CDS encoding HD domain-containing protein yields the protein MNQQPVTDFETQFAAFIQAEMITDTAHDFNHVLRVVKTARQLCEAEGAQAEVVMPAAWLHDCFTYPKDHPERRKSSLKAADKACQFLQGVGYPQAYYDAIHHAIQAHSFSAGVRAETLEAQIVQDADRLDSLGAIGVVRTLQVGTGLQRALYQPDDPFCEKRTLDDSRFTLDHFYTKLLRLADTMNTAAARAEARRRTDYMQGFLQQLQREIFP from the coding sequence ATGAATCAACAGCCAGTGACAGACTTTGAAACGCAGTTTGCCGCCTTTATTCAGGCGGAAATGATCACCGATACCGCCCATGATTTTAACCATGTGCTGCGGGTAGTGAAGACCGCCCGGCAGCTCTGCGAAGCGGAAGGTGCACAGGCTGAAGTCGTGATGCCCGCCGCCTGGCTGCATGACTGTTTTACCTATCCGAAAGATCACCCTGAACGCCGCAAAAGCTCACTGAAAGCCGCCGATAAAGCCTGCCAGTTTCTGCAGGGGGTCGGTTATCCACAGGCGTATTATGATGCGATTCATCATGCTATTCAGGCTCACAGTTTCAGTGCTGGCGTCCGTGCTGAAACACTGGAGGCGCAGATTGTTCAGGATGCCGACCGGCTGGATTCACTGGGGGCCATAGGCGTTGTGCGTACTCTGCAGGTGGGTACCGGGCTGCAGCGGGCTCTTTATCAGCCCGATGACCCGTTCTGTGAAAAGCGGACGCTGGATGATAGCCGATTTACCCTGGATCATTTTTACACCAAGTTACTGCGGCTGGCGGATACCATGAATACCGCTGCCGCCAGAGCAGAAGCCCGGCGGCGGACAGACTATATGCAAGGTTTTCTGCAACAGCTGCAGCGCGAAATATTCCCTTAA
- a CDS encoding FAD-dependent oxidoreductase, translating to MQSTARVVIVGGGSLGVNLMYHLTKEGWTDVLLIEKGELTSGSTWHAAGLCPNFNGNHTLSKIHEYTIKLYDEIIPRETGLPSTFHRTGSLRVGYTEVEEQWFRNIISRSRNVGCEMRFISREEAKEVNPLMNFDNARCILYTPNDGHIDPTSIVMPLGQLARENGAKVSRFNRVIDINLLPSGEYEVITEKGTVIAEHVVNAGGCFAPEVGRMVGVHIPIVNLEHQYLVTDDHPEVAKLAREMPVTRDSWAASYIRQEGNGFLIGPYETSGAKPWALEGMDWDFDRGLFPGDLVRIMPFLERCMELVPGFSEVGIRTIINGAITHTPDDNFLVGPAKGLRNFWNLCGASIGIAQGGIGKYLAQWMVHGQTELNMASLDSRRFDTWADKNYCITRAIESYERMYSFGAPNDNRPHGRPMRVSPMHALLGQKGAVHVVNTGYEKPSWFTTDEIRGETHNWAHSEAHAAVAEECAAVQNACGIADLSGTAKFVVKGPDAFAFLDKLSCNKLPAKDGRITLTLFHAENGGIMAEQTISRIAEDHFILMGAIGSQVKDYQWMEWHKDGYDVTIEDITESWGGLLLTGPKAREILQEHLDEEEDISNAGFPWLSCRTIKVDSADVFAMRVSYAGELGWELHMPTWQVVSIYESLFHNGAALGLRDFGGMAMNSMRMEKGYRAYGHEFTEEISGAEACMDRFMDLSRDFIGAENIRERQQNGLEMVNAYLVFDDDIPAECFGNEAVWVDGEITGLTTGGGYGHRIGKSLSFAYVKPEHNVAGQQVMVETSLGERKAHVEMMPAYDPKNERLRV from the coding sequence ATGCAGTCAACAGCAAGAGTTGTCATCGTCGGCGGCGGTTCACTGGGTGTGAACCTCATGTATCACCTGACTAAAGAAGGCTGGACCGACGTTCTGTTGATCGAAAAGGGCGAGCTTACCTCCGGCTCGACCTGGCACGCGGCGGGCCTGTGTCCGAATTTTAACGGTAACCACACCCTGTCGAAGATCCATGAATACACCATCAAGCTTTATGATGAGATCATTCCCCGGGAAACCGGCCTGCCGTCAACCTTCCATCGTACAGGCAGCCTGCGGGTAGGTTACACCGAAGTTGAAGAGCAGTGGTTCCGTAACATCATCAGCCGCTCCCGTAACGTGGGCTGTGAAATGCGTTTCATCAGCCGTGAAGAAGCCAAAGAAGTGAATCCGCTGATGAACTTCGATAATGCCCGCTGCATTCTGTACACCCCGAATGACGGTCACATCGATCCGACCTCCATCGTTATGCCGCTGGGCCAGCTGGCCCGTGAAAACGGTGCCAAAGTGTCCCGTTTCAACCGGGTCATTGATATCAACCTGCTGCCAAGCGGTGAATACGAAGTGATCACTGAGAAAGGCACGGTCATTGCCGAGCACGTGGTAAACGCCGGTGGCTGTTTCGCACCGGAAGTTGGCCGCATGGTGGGTGTACACATTCCAATCGTGAATCTGGAACACCAGTACCTGGTAACGGATGATCACCCTGAAGTGGCCAAGCTGGCCCGTGAAATGCCGGTTACCCGTGACTCCTGGGCGGCCAGTTACATCCGTCAGGAAGGTAATGGTTTCCTGATCGGTCCGTATGAAACCTCCGGTGCCAAACCGTGGGCGCTGGAAGGCATGGACTGGGACTTCGACCGTGGTCTGTTCCCGGGCGATCTGGTCCGTATCATGCCGTTCCTGGAACGTTGTATGGAACTGGTGCCGGGCTTCAGCGAAGTGGGTATCCGTACCATTATCAACGGTGCGATCACGCACACCCCGGATGACAACTTCCTGGTGGGTCCTGCGAAGGGGCTGCGGAACTTCTGGAACCTGTGTGGTGCTTCTATCGGTATTGCTCAGGGCGGCATCGGTAAGTATCTGGCGCAGTGGATGGTGCATGGTCAGACAGAACTGAACATGGCATCGCTGGACAGCCGCCGGTTTGATACCTGGGCGGATAAGAACTACTGCATCACCCGTGCTATCGAATCTTACGAGCGTATGTATTCCTTTGGTGCGCCGAACGATAACCGTCCGCATGGCCGTCCGATGCGGGTCAGCCCGATGCACGCCCTGCTGGGACAGAAAGGCGCCGTGCATGTGGTGAATACCGGCTACGAGAAGCCTTCCTGGTTCACCACTGATGAAATCCGTGGCGAAACCCACAATTGGGCGCACAGTGAAGCACACGCCGCTGTGGCAGAAGAATGTGCCGCAGTACAGAACGCCTGTGGTATTGCCGACCTGAGCGGTACTGCGAAGTTTGTGGTCAAAGGTCCGGATGCATTTGCCTTCCTGGATAAGCTGTCCTGTAACAAGCTGCCGGCGAAAGACGGTCGCATTACTCTGACCCTGTTCCACGCTGAAAATGGCGGCATCATGGCTGAACAGACCATCAGCCGGATTGCCGAAGATCACTTCATTCTGATGGGCGCGATTGGCTCGCAGGTGAAAGATTACCAGTGGATGGAATGGCACAAAGACGGTTACGACGTGACCATCGAAGATATTACCGAGTCCTGGGGTGGCCTGTTACTGACCGGTCCTAAGGCCCGTGAAATTCTTCAGGAACACCTGGACGAAGAAGAAGATATCAGCAACGCCGGTTTCCCGTGGCTGTCCTGCCGGACGATCAAGGTGGACTCTGCCGACGTATTTGCGATGCGGGTATCTTACGCCGGCGAACTGGGCTGGGAGCTGCACATGCCGACCTGGCAGGTGGTCTCTATTTATGAATCCCTGTTCCACAACGGTGCAGCGCTGGGTCTGCGTGACTTCGGTGGCATGGCCATGAACTCTATGCGGATGGAAAAAGGCTACCGTGCTTACGGCCATGAATTCACTGAAGAAATTTCCGGTGCAGAAGCCTGCATGGATCGTTTCATGGATCTGAGCCGCGACTTCATCGGTGCTGAAAATATCCGTGAGCGTCAGCAGAACGGGCTGGAAATGGTGAATGCTTATCTGGTGTTTGATGATGATATTCCGGCGGAATGTTTCGGTAACGAAGCGGTCTGGGTTGACGGTGAAATCACCGGCCTGACCACCGGCGGCGGCTACGGCCACCGTATCGGTAAGAGCCTGTCATTTGCCTATGTGAAGCCTGAGCATAACGTTGCCGGTCAGCAGGTCATGGTAGAAACCTCTCTGGGTGAGCGTAAAGCCCACGTTGAGATGATGCCTGCCTACGATCCGAAGAACGAGCGTCTGCGGGTCTGA
- a CDS encoding carboxymuconolactone decarboxylase family protein, with translation MSRINVVEPNAASAEQAELLDAIQAQLGMVPNFLKVFANSPVALKAFLGLHGVAGDGELDGETRERIALALAQTNSCQYCLSAHTALGRKAGLESAEIAANREGASLDDNAAVAVKFALSLAENTGAVSNTELLAVREAGYNDAQIVEIITHVAMNLLTNMLAKTSQVSIDFPEVDLKLAG, from the coding sequence ATGAGCCGGATTAATGTTGTTGAACCTAATGCTGCCAGTGCAGAGCAGGCGGAGCTGTTGGATGCAATTCAGGCACAGCTGGGGATGGTGCCGAATTTTCTGAAGGTGTTTGCTAACTCGCCGGTGGCGCTGAAAGCGTTTCTGGGGCTGCACGGTGTTGCCGGTGACGGTGAGCTGGATGGCGAAACCCGGGAGCGGATTGCGTTGGCACTGGCGCAGACGAACAGCTGCCAGTACTGCCTTTCTGCGCATACTGCACTGGGCCGCAAGGCCGGTCTGGAAAGTGCCGAAATTGCCGCGAATCGTGAGGGCGCCAGCCTGGATGATAACGCCGCAGTGGCGGTGAAGTTTGCCCTTTCACTGGCGGAAAATACCGGTGCTGTCAGCAATACTGAACTGCTGGCAGTGCGTGAAGCAGGCTATAACGATGCTCAGATCGTCGAGATTATTACCCATGTGGCAATGAATCTGCTGACCAATATGCTGGCCAAAACAAGCCAGGTGAGCATCGACTTCCCGGAAGTGGATCTGAAACTGGCGGGCTGA
- a CDS encoding GcvT family protein, with amino-acid sequence MTEETTQTPLPAKAEVVIIGGGIVGTSIAYHLTKRGVNDVVLLERQQLTCGTTWHAAGLVSMLWPTPTLTNLAKYSHELYASLEEETGQATGYARIGSLSIARSEERLEELKRTASMAKVFGVDSEMIDNERLAELYPGINTDGVVGTLYIEKDGQTNPIDTTMALAKGAKMGGANIREKTKVTDIIVEDGKAVGVKTDAGEIRADQVILCGGMWSRDIAAKIGVDLPLYACEHYYVVTDEMESMSKRPVLRDFDKGVYFKEDAGKLLVGWFEHNAKGLPMSRIQEDFCFDQFPCEMDHIEEYLMRGMETMPDFGEAGIRTWFNGPESFTSDNLHLLGPTPEVDNFFVACGLNSKGIGAGGGLGKLMADWIIDGYPSGDITECDVRRHHPVQRTQSYVEQRIPEALGHTYAMHWPFYQYHTARDIQHSPLHHELAEAGACFGEVGGYERANWFARNGAKAEYEYSYKRQNWFDFYRDEHLATRESVGMYDISSFGKFEVVGKDAMATLQRLSCADIDVPEGKLVYTQWLNERGGIEADLTIARMGAERFWVTTGIGSFNRDWWHLKRNLLGESQLTDVSQQFACLSVQGPNARKVLEKITETDLSADGFIFSTGRYAQMAGAEVWLQRISYVGELGWEIMVPAADAAKVYHAIHQAGAEYELCNVGLHALNSLRLEKGFRHWGHDIASEDNLIQAGLGFTAKPDASDFIGREAFMAQKAAGLPDRRLVQFKLNDPEPLLYHNEPILMDGNVVGYLTSGMYGHSVGGAIGMGYVNAPNLTADALAAAKFEIEVALEPVSATASLRGLYDPKGERMKM; translated from the coding sequence ATGACTGAAGAAACAACCCAGACACCTTTGCCGGCTAAGGCTGAAGTGGTAATTATCGGTGGCGGTATCGTCGGCACCTCTATTGCTTATCATCTGACCAAGCGTGGCGTAAACGACGTGGTGTTGCTTGAACGTCAGCAACTGACCTGCGGTACCACCTGGCATGCTGCCGGTCTGGTGAGCATGCTGTGGCCAACCCCGACCCTGACCAATCTGGCGAAATACAGCCACGAACTCTATGCCAGCCTGGAAGAAGAAACCGGACAGGCCACCGGTTATGCCCGTATCGGCTCGCTGTCCATTGCCCGTTCTGAAGAACGTCTGGAAGAACTCAAGCGGACCGCATCCATGGCGAAGGTATTCGGTGTGGATTCTGAAATGATCGACAACGAACGTCTGGCGGAGCTGTATCCGGGCATTAACACCGACGGCGTGGTGGGCACCCTGTACATCGAAAAAGACGGCCAGACAAACCCGATTGATACCACCATGGCGCTGGCAAAAGGCGCGAAAATGGGCGGTGCCAACATCCGTGAGAAAACCAAGGTTACCGACATCATCGTTGAAGATGGCAAGGCTGTCGGTGTGAAAACTGACGCCGGTGAAATCCGTGCGGATCAGGTGATTCTCTGTGGCGGTATGTGGTCACGGGATATCGCCGCAAAAATCGGTGTGGATCTGCCCCTGTATGCCTGCGAACACTACTACGTGGTGACCGATGAAATGGAGTCCATGAGCAAGCGTCCGGTGCTGCGGGACTTCGACAAAGGCGTTTACTTCAAGGAAGACGCCGGTAAGTTACTGGTCGGCTGGTTTGAGCATAACGCCAAAGGCCTGCCGATGAGCCGCATTCAGGAAGATTTCTGTTTCGATCAGTTCCCGTGTGAGATGGATCACATTGAAGAGTATCTGATGCGCGGCATGGAAACGATGCCGGACTTCGGTGAAGCGGGGATCCGTACCTGGTTTAACGGCCCTGAAAGTTTCACCAGCGATAACCTGCACTTATTGGGGCCGACGCCGGAAGTGGATAACTTCTTCGTTGCCTGTGGCCTGAACTCCAAAGGCATCGGTGCCGGCGGTGGTCTGGGCAAACTGATGGCTGACTGGATCATCGACGGCTATCCGTCCGGTGATATCACCGAATGTGACGTCCGCCGTCACCACCCGGTACAGCGCACTCAGAGCTACGTTGAACAGCGTATTCCGGAAGCACTGGGCCATACCTATGCCATGCACTGGCCGTTTTATCAGTACCACACCGCCCGGGATATCCAGCATTCACCGCTGCATCACGAACTGGCTGAAGCCGGTGCCTGTTTCGGTGAAGTGGGCGGTTATGAGCGGGCCAACTGGTTTGCCCGTAACGGCGCCAAAGCGGAATATGAATACAGCTACAAGCGCCAGAACTGGTTTGATTTCTACCGTGACGAGCATCTGGCTACCCGTGAAAGCGTGGGTATGTACGATATTTCCTCGTTCGGTAAGTTTGAAGTGGTCGGCAAAGACGCCATGGCCACGCTGCAGCGTCTCAGCTGTGCGGATATCGACGTGCCTGAAGGCAAGCTGGTGTATACCCAGTGGCTGAACGAGCGCGGCGGTATCGAGGCGGACCTGACCATTGCCCGGATGGGCGCTGAGCGCTTCTGGGTCACGACCGGTATCGGTTCGTTTAACCGTGACTGGTGGCATCTGAAGCGTAATCTGCTGGGCGAGAGCCAGCTGACCGACGTCAGCCAGCAGTTTGCCTGTCTGTCAGTACAGGGCCCGAATGCCCGTAAGGTGCTGGAGAAAATTACCGAAACGGATCTGAGTGCTGATGGCTTTATTTTCAGCACCGGGCGCTATGCGCAGATGGCCGGTGCGGAAGTCTGGCTGCAGCGGATCAGCTATGTAGGTGAACTGGGCTGGGAGATCATGGTACCGGCGGCAGATGCTGCAAAGGTTTACCACGCGATCCACCAGGCCGGTGCGGAATACGAACTGTGCAATGTGGGCCTGCATGCCCTGAACAGTCTGCGTCTGGAGAAAGGCTTCCGTCACTGGGGCCATGATATTGCCTCTGAAGATAACCTGATTCAGGCCGGCCTTGGCTTTACTGCCAAGCCGGATGCCAGCGACTTTATCGGCCGTGAAGCCTTTATGGCGCAGAAAGCTGCCGGTCTGCCGGATCGCCGTTTGGTGCAGTTCAAACTGAACGACCCTGAGCCGCTGCTATATCACAACGAGCCAATTCTGATGGACGGTAATGTGGTGGGGTACCTGACGTCTGGCATGTACGGCCACTCGGTGGGCGGTGCAATTGGCATGGGCTACGTAAACGCGCCGAACCTGACCGCTGATGCTCTGGCGGCGGCGAAGTTTGAGATCGAAGTGGCGTTGGAGCCGGTCAGTGCGACTGCCTCGCTGCGCGGTCTGTACGATCCGAAAGGCGAACGGATGAAAATGTAA
- a CDS encoding LysR family transcriptional regulator yields the protein MDQFHLLRVFSAVAEQQGFAAAARQLRISAPAVTRAIGQLEEHLGAKLLERTTRHVHLTDVGSRYLEDSRAVLEQLAQADQAAAGINAAPRGLLTVTAPSLFGRRFVAPLMLEYLRRYPDVQVNELFVDRRVNLVEEGIDVGIRIGDLPDSNLRARHVGTVSRVLCASPAYLQEHGSPQTLSELQQHNLIDASPSLDWRFQTREGLRTLNFRPRLSTSDNDTAIHAACAGFGITRVLSYQVAAKFASGELIRLLPEFEPEPWPVNVIHRQGPQGSAKVRSCVDLLAENLQQAPCLKG from the coding sequence ATGGATCAGTTCCACCTTCTGAGGGTATTCAGTGCCGTTGCTGAACAGCAGGGATTCGCCGCCGCGGCCCGTCAGCTACGGATTTCCGCCCCGGCAGTTACCCGCGCCATAGGGCAGTTGGAAGAACATCTGGGAGCAAAACTGCTGGAACGTACCACCCGTCATGTACACCTGACGGATGTGGGCAGCCGGTATCTGGAAGATTCCCGTGCGGTGCTGGAACAGTTAGCACAGGCAGATCAGGCCGCTGCCGGCATCAATGCAGCGCCCCGCGGGCTACTCACCGTCACCGCTCCCAGCCTGTTTGGCCGCCGTTTTGTTGCGCCGCTGATGCTGGAATACCTGCGCCGTTATCCGGATGTCCAGGTTAATGAGCTGTTTGTGGACCGCCGGGTAAATCTGGTGGAGGAAGGCATTGATGTCGGCATCCGCATCGGCGATCTGCCGGACTCTAACCTGCGAGCCCGTCATGTAGGCACCGTCAGCCGGGTGCTGTGCGCCAGCCCCGCTTACCTGCAGGAGCACGGCAGCCCGCAAACCCTCAGTGAACTGCAGCAGCACAACCTGATAGATGCCAGCCCGTCACTGGACTGGCGTTTTCAGACCCGGGAAGGGCTTCGCACGCTGAACTTCCGCCCCCGCCTGAGCACTTCTGATAATGACACTGCCATCCATGCGGCCTGCGCCGGATTTGGCATTACCCGGGTGCTGTCCTATCAGGTGGCGGCTAAATTTGCCTCCGGCGAGCTGATCCGGTTATTGCCCGAATTTGAACCAGAGCCCTGGCCGGTCAATGTTATTCACCGGCAGGGGCCACAGGGTTCTGCCAAGGTGCGCAGCTGCGTGGATCTTCTGGCCGAGAACCTGCAACAGGCGCCCTGTCTGAAGGGCTGA
- a CDS encoding GlxA family transcriptional regulator codes for MSQKKIGFLLLDRFSMLSFTSALEPLEVANQVAEESLYEYFTATVDGEKIRASTGVTTVPDFSIAELIASKAIDTLIVVGGSEVPELTNMLVARLQRCAAGGVSLGGVASGVVALAKAGFYDGQSCSVQREFSTVLQEERPRVAVTLKPFTTGGQRFSCAGGCAMLELMINRIADEQGQELAQSVAEALMFESSMMEQSVHLPDPVKLSQPKLAEIIALMETNLEEPLSLTELAGYVGISRRHLERIFKKHLDCTPLKYYIKLRLLAARQLLKQTSRPIIDVAAACGFVSAAHFSKCYKAHMHITPKAERQGKAVPLEAAVATRVGDIPAALLYNSFHSAQMRF; via the coding sequence ATGAGCCAAAAAAAGATCGGATTTTTGCTGTTAGACCGCTTCAGCATGTTGTCATTCACATCTGCGCTTGAGCCGCTTGAAGTAGCCAATCAGGTTGCGGAAGAAAGTCTCTATGAGTACTTCACAGCGACGGTTGACGGTGAAAAGATCCGGGCATCCACCGGCGTAACAACCGTACCGGACTTCAGCATTGCTGAGCTGATTGCCAGCAAAGCCATTGATACGCTGATTGTTGTCGGCGGCTCCGAAGTTCCTGAACTGACGAATATGCTGGTGGCGCGCCTGCAGCGCTGTGCCGCCGGTGGTGTCTCGCTGGGCGGGGTTGCCAGCGGTGTGGTGGCACTGGCAAAAGCCGGCTTCTATGATGGCCAGAGCTGCAGTGTGCAACGTGAGTTTTCCACAGTGCTGCAGGAAGAACGGCCAAGAGTGGCGGTTACCCTGAAGCCGTTTACCACCGGTGGTCAGCGGTTCAGCTGTGCTGGCGGCTGCGCGATGCTGGAACTGATGATCAACCGGATTGCCGATGAGCAGGGCCAGGAACTGGCGCAGTCGGTGGCTGAGGCGCTGATGTTTGAATCGTCCATGATGGAACAGTCGGTCCATCTGCCGGACCCGGTGAAACTCAGCCAGCCGAAACTGGCAGAGATTATCGCCCTGATGGAAACCAATCTGGAAGAGCCGTTATCCCTGACAGAACTGGCCGGTTATGTGGGCATTTCCCGCCGGCATCTGGAACGGATCTTTAAGAAGCATCTGGATTGCACACCGCTAAAGTACTACATCAAACTGCGTTTACTGGCGGCCCGTCAGTTGCTCAAGCAAACGTCCCGGCCGATCATTGATGTGGCGGCTGCCTGCGGGTTTGTGTCGGCGGCGCACTTTAGCAAATGCTACAAAGCCCATATGCATATTACGCCTAAGGCCGAGCGTCAGGGAAAAGCGGTCCCGCTTGAAGCGGCCGTTGCAACCCGGGTGGGCGATATTCCGGCAGCGTTGCTGTACAACAGTTTCCACAGTGCACAAATGCGTTTCTGA
- a CDS encoding LysR substrate-binding domain-containing protein, protein MEKAINHRKLPPLKTLSGFEATARLLSFRKAAQELNLSHPAISHQVLSLETNLGVKLFNRKGRQMVLTPEGERFYPIARRALEELINGSEMLRRSAAVKPLRIQTYISVSIRWLSHRLSRFRAAHPGIELQLISSIEEQDFDESNADIGLIFSRTAAPSHLAWEPLIRPALRPVCHPSLVSHQTDLQPEEILQYPLITVTSERWQWQDWFEAAGFCASQPNRPLSTDSTAIALEMAMDGEGIALLNGPFADKDLKAGRLIHPSEHAVSNLGEWGLTYRKDTRPQPDIEAFVRWMLQDISEHP, encoded by the coding sequence ATGGAAAAAGCCATCAACCACCGCAAGCTCCCCCCGCTGAAAACCCTCAGTGGCTTTGAGGCGACAGCCCGTTTACTGAGTTTTCGCAAAGCTGCTCAGGAACTTAACCTGAGCCACCCGGCGATCAGCCATCAGGTGCTTTCACTGGAAACAAATCTTGGGGTGAAGCTGTTCAACCGGAAAGGCCGGCAAATGGTACTCACCCCCGAAGGGGAGCGCTTTTATCCGATTGCCCGGCGGGCACTGGAAGAACTGATCAATGGCAGCGAAATGCTGCGCCGCAGCGCCGCCGTCAAACCGCTGAGAATTCAGACCTACATTTCGGTGTCGATTCGCTGGCTGTCGCACCGGCTGAGCCGTTTCCGGGCCGCCCACCCGGGCATTGAACTGCAACTGATTTCGAGCATTGAAGAGCAGGATTTTGACGAATCCAATGCGGATATCGGGCTGATTTTCAGCCGTACCGCCGCGCCATCCCATCTGGCATGGGAGCCGCTGATCCGGCCGGCACTGCGCCCGGTGTGCCATCCTTCACTGGTCAGCCATCAGACGGATCTGCAGCCAGAAGAGATACTGCAATACCCGCTTATCACGGTGACATCTGAACGCTGGCAGTGGCAGGACTGGTTTGAAGCGGCAGGCTTTTGTGCCTCGCAACCGAACCGGCCACTGAGTACAGACAGCACCGCCATTGCGCTGGAAATGGCGATGGACGGCGAAGGCATTGCCCTGCTGAACGGGCCGTTTGCGGATAAAGACTTAAAAGCCGGCCGGCTGATCCACCCCAGTGAACACGCGGTGAGTAATCTGGGGGAATGGGGGCTGACGTACCGGAAAGATACCCGGCCACAGCCGGATATTGAGGCGTTTGTCCGCTGGATGCTGCAGGATATCAGCGAGCATCCCTGA